Proteins encoded in a region of the Mercenaria mercenaria strain notata chromosome 1, MADL_Memer_1, whole genome shotgun sequence genome:
- the LOC123537347 gene encoding cAMP-inducible prespore protein D7-like: MTGDRVERMVSARAPWREELPRHEETMDSTEEGQEENRPSTPADAVQMAVKKASDSKSGNVDMETLEKELVRIAPTIADLFSKIHTQTTTVVGQSDEELKKIRDDNDRLRKTNRSLVEKLNSFQQKIIQLQLENKKLREISDNEKVKQTQLDEKSTELEKLKDKLIEQKRALEAKEKELDSQMNKLQNVIIDNEEQKFKLANLEQLHEEGLREYGEQQQQIEELQKDKEQQRAQIQALEDKQSMSEHIVIVWKSGLMLDNVGTTKKDEDKIWTGQVVDERED, translated from the coding sequence ATGACTGGTGATCGTGTAGAGCGAATGGTGTCAGCACGGGCTCCATGGCGTGAGGAGTTACCAAGACACGAAGAGACAATGGACTCTACAGAAGAAGGTCAAGAAGAAAACAGACCCAGTACACCTGCTGATGCGGTACAAATGGCTGTAAAGAAAGCAAGTGATAGTAAAAGTGGTAATGTCGATATGGAAACATTAGAAAAGGAACTAGTTAGAATTGCCCCCACCATTGCTGATCTTTTCAGTAAAATACATACTCAGACAACAACAGTTGTCGGTCAAAGTGATGAAGAACTGAAAAAGATTAGAGACGATAATGACAGATTAAGAAAAACGAACAGAAGTCttgttgaaaaattaaattcatttcaACAAAAGATCATTCAACTTCAGCTTGAAAATAAGAAACTCAGAGAAATAAGTGACAATGAAAAAGTTAAGCAAACCCAGCTTGACGAAAAATCAACAGAGCTAgagaaattaaaagacaaactcATTGAACAGAAACGGGCTCTTGAAGCCAAAGAAAAAGAATTAGATTCACAAATGAATAAATTGCAAAACGTTATCATCGATAACGAAGAGCAGAAATTTAAACTTGCAAATCTTGAGCAGCTGCATGAAGAAGGCTTGAGAGAATAcggagaacaacaacaacagataGAAGAGCTCCAGAAAGATAAAGAACAACAGAGGGCACAAATCCAAGCACTGGAGGACAAACAAAGTATGAGCGAGCATATTGTCATCGTATGGAAGAGCGGTTTAATGTTGGATAACGTGGGGACCACCAAAAAAGACGAAGACAAGATTTGGACCGGCCAAGTCGTGGATGAACGGGAGGATTGA